One part of the Dyadobacter sp. 676 genome encodes these proteins:
- a CDS encoding cytochrome b5 domain-containing protein, giving the protein MKVYTRAQLALRNGQDREEIWCAYKGMIYDVSASRLWRNGHHYEHWAGQDLTRELGDAPHTERVFERFHIIGKLQLPEQSN; this is encoded by the coding sequence ATGAAAGTATATACCAGGGCACAGCTGGCGCTTCGAAACGGGCAGGACCGGGAAGAGATATGGTGTGCATATAAAGGAATGATCTACGATGTGAGCGCATCGCGCCTATGGCGAAACGGGCACCATTACGAACATTGGGCCGGCCAGGACCTTACCCGGGAACTCGGCGACGCCCCGCACACTGAACGCGTTTTCGAACGGTTCCATATTATCGGCAAACTGCAATTGCCCGAACAATCGAACTAG